In Desertifilum tharense IPPAS B-1220, a single window of DNA contains:
- a CDS encoding translation initiation factor IF-2 codes for MGFADLAIADIAEDYNLSVEELFQLCDQLGISYKSSKTRLALEDVKALIQKITAQQNSEDRG; via the coding sequence ATGGGTTTTGCCGATTTGGCGATCGCAGACATTGCCGAAGATTACAACCTTTCTGTGGAAGAACTCTTCCAATTGTGCGATCAACTCGGAATTTCCTATAAATCCTCAAAAACCCGCTTGGCGTTAGAGGATGTCAAAGCGCTGATTCAAAAAATTACAGCGCAGCAAAATTCAGAGGATCGAGGATAG
- the accD gene encoding acetyl-CoA carboxylase, carboxyltransferase subunit beta: MSLFDWFANRRKSEPIGQERQEREIADGLWSKCEACGVLSYTKDLQANQMVCGECDHHMRVFSPERIQQLIDATTWKPLNEQVRPDDPLKFKDRKQYSDRLREMQDKTQLVDAVQTGIGQLDSLPVALGVMDFRFMGGSMGSVVGEKLTRLIEYATQKRLPVIIVCASGGARMQEGMLSLMQMAKISGALERHRAARLLYIPILTHPTTGGVTASFAMLGDIIIAEPKATIGFAGRRVIEQTLREKLPDDFQTSEYLLSYGFVDAIVPRTQLKKTLAQLIRLHQPAVPLPLSAEHSLKTDTLSPTVLAKPR; the protein is encoded by the coding sequence ATGTCTCTATTTGATTGGTTTGCAAACAGACGGAAATCTGAGCCGATAGGTCAAGAGCGGCAAGAGCGAGAAATTGCAGATGGACTGTGGAGCAAGTGCGAAGCCTGTGGCGTGTTGTCCTACACGAAAGACCTCCAGGCAAACCAGATGGTTTGTGGCGAATGCGACCACCACATGCGGGTGTTTAGTCCCGAACGAATTCAACAATTGATTGATGCCACAACCTGGAAGCCGCTCAACGAGCAAGTGCGACCGGATGACCCGTTAAAATTTAAAGACCGCAAGCAATATAGCGATCGCTTGCGGGAAATGCAGGACAAAACTCAACTGGTGGATGCGGTTCAAACGGGCATCGGCCAACTTGACTCGCTGCCCGTTGCCCTGGGAGTTATGGATTTTCGCTTCATGGGCGGCAGTATGGGATCGGTGGTTGGCGAAAAACTGACCCGTTTAATTGAATACGCTACGCAAAAACGCCTCCCGGTCATTATTGTCTGTGCTTCTGGTGGGGCGCGGATGCAGGAAGGGATGCTGAGTTTAATGCAGATGGCGAAAATTTCTGGCGCGTTAGAACGCCATCGCGCTGCTCGCCTGCTTTATATTCCCATCCTCACCCACCCCACAACGGGCGGCGTGACAGCTAGTTTTGCCATGTTAGGCGATATTATCATTGCCGAACCCAAAGCAACGATTGGGTTTGCCGGACGGCGCGTGATCGAACAAACCCTGCGCGAGAAGTTGCCGGATGATTTCCAGACTTCAGAATATTTGCTCAGTTATGGCTTTGTGGATGCGATCGTACCGCGCACCCAGTTAAAGAAAACCCTAGCCCAACTGATTCGCCTGCACCAGCCTGCTGTTCCCCTGCCCTTGAGTGCAGAGCATTCCTTGAAAACCGATACCCTCAGCCCGACTGTGCTAGCCAAGCCGCGTTAG
- a CDS encoding putative signal transducing protein, which translates to MIWITIKTTSARWEAELLQQLLEAHQIPTRILDIGPSSYLGMGCPAALQVRSADQWTALLLLSEVEESAPESDRPETNEL; encoded by the coding sequence GTGATATGGATCACAATCAAGACGACGAGCGCTCGTTGGGAAGCTGAACTTTTGCAACAATTGCTAGAAGCACACCAAATTCCCACGCGCATTCTGGACATCGGGCCGTCATCCTATTTAGGGATGGGGTGTCCAGCCGCGCTCCAAGTGCGATCGGCGGACCAATGGACAGCCTTGCTTTTACTCAGTGAGGTCGAGGAGAGCGCTCCGGAGTCCGATCGACCCGAAACGAATGAGTTATAA
- a CDS encoding A24 family peptidase: MEALGTLPAFILVFLLGSAIGSFLNVVVYRIPEGLSIFWPPSRCPKCGYRLKATENIPILGWLRLRGRCSNCRQPISVRYPLVETVTGLLFLLIYWQFGLSVVQTVGYWALFSWLLALALIDIDTMTLPNALTKSGLVLGIVFQGVMAGIPGIIGAVTGAVLGIWLFDLVTLGGSLAFGQAAMGGGDAKLAAMMGAWLGWQLLLLAGFLACLLGAVGGTVAIALGWLSRRQPMPFGPFLALGTAIAALWGEWIVSTYLQFFFS, translated from the coding sequence ATGGAGGCGCTAGGCACTTTACCTGCGTTTATTTTGGTGTTTTTGTTGGGATCTGCCATTGGCAGTTTCCTAAATGTGGTGGTGTATCGCATTCCGGAGGGCCTCTCAATTTTCTGGCCCCCCTCCCGCTGTCCAAAATGCGGCTATCGCCTCAAGGCAACGGAAAATATCCCAATTTTGGGTTGGTTGAGGTTGCGCGGGCGCTGTAGCAATTGCCGCCAGCCGATTTCAGTTCGCTATCCGCTGGTTGAAACGGTGACGGGGCTGTTGTTTTTGCTGATTTATTGGCAATTTGGCCTGTCTGTGGTGCAAACGGTTGGCTATTGGGCGTTATTTAGTTGGCTGTTAGCACTTGCGTTGATTGATATTGACACGATGACGCTTCCCAATGCCCTCACGAAGTCGGGTTTGGTATTGGGCATTGTCTTTCAAGGTGTCATGGCAGGCATTCCAGGCATTATCGGTGCGGTGACGGGCGCGGTTTTGGGAATTTGGCTCTTTGATTTAGTGACCCTTGGGGGTTCTCTGGCCTTTGGACAAGCGGCGATGGGGGGAGGCGATGCTAAACTGGCGGCGATGATGGGGGCTTGGCTAGGATGGCAATTGCTGCTGCTGGCTGGCTTTCTGGCGTGTTTGTTGGGCGCTGTGGGGGGAACCGTCGCGATCGCTCTCGGATGGCTTTCCCGGCGTCAGCCGATGCCATTCGGGCCGTTTTTAGCCCTAGGAACGGCGATCGCTGCCTTGTGGGGCGAATGGATCGTTTCTACTTATTTACAATTCTTTTTCTCCTAG
- a CDS encoding glycosyltransferase, translating to MRLSLCAIVKNEEASLMNCLMSVKDVVDEMVVLDTGSTDRTVAIAKAFGATVGFYPWQDDFAAARNESLKFATGDWILVLDADEVLKPEIVPQIRQAMQNEHHLLVNLVRQEVGATQSPYSLVSRLFRCHPEIQFTHPYHAMVDDSVASLRDRENHWQVVSLSAVAIEHYGYQPGAIAGKNKLARAKTAMEAYLSEFPEDTYTASKLGAIYVQLGEITQGIALLEQAIPKEGDPLVLFELHYHLGIAQTRLENFNAAKMHYQAACELPILRSLKLGAYLNWGNLLKAEGNLGGAILAYQQALAIDPQFAAAYYNLGMVCKQLGKIPEAIAAYQSAIQLNPHYAEAYQNLGVAFLKGGNVPASLKAFSQAIALYQKSNPQEAQRIRQELQTMGFKV from the coding sequence ATGCGACTGAGTTTGTGTGCGATTGTCAAAAATGAGGAAGCGTCCTTAATGAACTGCCTGATGAGCGTTAAGGATGTGGTGGATGAGATGGTGGTGCTAGATACGGGTTCAACCGATCGCACGGTTGCCATTGCGAAGGCATTTGGGGCAACGGTGGGGTTTTATCCGTGGCAGGATGATTTTGCAGCCGCCCGCAATGAGTCGTTGAAGTTTGCGACGGGCGATTGGATTTTGGTGCTAGATGCCGATGAGGTGCTGAAGCCGGAAATTGTGCCGCAAATTCGCCAAGCGATGCAAAACGAACATCATTTGTTGGTAAATTTAGTCCGCCAAGAGGTGGGCGCTACTCAGTCGCCTTACTCGTTGGTGTCGCGCCTGTTTCGCTGTCATCCGGAGATTCAGTTTACCCATCCCTATCATGCAATGGTGGATGATAGCGTGGCGAGTTTGCGCGATCGCGAAAATCATTGGCAAGTGGTGAGTTTGTCGGCGGTGGCGATCGAACATTACGGCTATCAACCGGGGGCGATCGCGGGTAAGAATAAGCTGGCGCGGGCGAAAACGGCAATGGAGGCTTATTTAAGCGAATTTCCAGAGGATACCTATACGGCGAGTAAGCTAGGGGCAATTTACGTCCAACTGGGGGAAATCACTCAAGGGATAGCCCTGCTAGAACAAGCGATTCCCAAGGAGGGCGATCCGTTGGTTTTGTTTGAGTTGCACTACCATTTAGGGATTGCCCAAACGCGCCTAGAAAATTTCAATGCCGCGAAGATGCATTATCAGGCGGCTTGCGAGTTACCGATTTTGCGATCGCTCAAACTGGGGGCTTATCTAAACTGGGGAAACTTACTCAAAGCAGAAGGTAATCTAGGCGGCGCGATTTTAGCCTATCAGCAAGCTTTGGCAATCGATCCGCAGTTTGCTGCGGCTTACTATAACTTGGGGATGGTTTGCAAACAGTTGGGGAAAATTCCCGAAGCGATCGCCGCTTACCAAAGCGCGATTCAACTCAACCCCCACTACGCTGAAGCTTACCAAAATCTGGGCGTTGCGTTCCTCAAAGGGGGAAATGTCCCCGCCAGTCTCAAAGCCTTTAGCCAAGCGATCGCCCTCTATCAGAAATCCAATCCTCAAGAAGCGCAACGCATCCGCCAAGAACTGCAAACAATGGGATTTAAAGTTTAA
- a CDS encoding adenylate/guanylate cyclase domain-containing protein, with translation MTELKLRLQVEGSPESTVSVSSDRFTLGRSPECDLCLPFFGVSRRHASFVRNSDGMWMIEDLGSLNGTLLNQVPVTAPQYIHHADLVQVGVVYIGVVLMESEQLRRSGVEVITDGTTILRNVKDLQQLWLQVDAGTSGNNPQKAIARLKDLVEISKGLNSAESIEAIFSKVQEVVFRDLKRIERLALLIDMKGNGLLELLNAATRNAENQDLAADGSWISHSICQKVFAERVAIQTADAQMDARFEGEHSILTKGIRSAMAVPLWDDQKVVGVLYADARLSSHHGTLEAEEDLSFFSALGNLVAASVQRWLMARKLRSEEIIRQRLERYHTPAVVQQMMVAGALDGGRLPLAEYEISILFADIVGFTALSERLLPSQIAELLNGFFEEMLQEVFVARGTLDKFIGDCIMAFFGAPEVQPDHADRAVAAARAMLARLEHLNAQARWSEPIQLRIAINSGKAVVGDIGSSQRVDYTVLGPTINLASRMESICPPGECVISEETFSALRMKQGFEKMGSYRFKGIDRPIEVYQTKRQRKVD, from the coding sequence GTGACAGAACTGAAGCTACGTCTACAGGTCGAAGGGAGTCCAGAAAGCACCGTATCGGTTAGCAGCGATCGCTTTACCCTAGGGCGATCGCCAGAATGCGATTTATGCCTACCTTTTTTTGGCGTTTCCCGGCGTCATGCCAGCTTCGTTCGCAACAGCGATGGCATGTGGATGATTGAAGACTTAGGGAGTTTAAACGGAACCCTACTCAATCAAGTTCCCGTCACTGCACCGCAATACATCCATCATGCCGACCTCGTGCAAGTCGGCGTCGTCTATATCGGCGTTGTCTTAATGGAAAGCGAACAACTCCGCCGTTCGGGAGTTGAAGTGATTACCGATGGCACCACGATCTTAAGAAACGTCAAAGACCTTCAGCAGCTTTGGCTGCAAGTCGATGCAGGAACCAGCGGAAACAATCCCCAAAAAGCGATCGCCCGCCTCAAAGACCTGGTAGAAATCAGTAAAGGCCTCAACAGCGCCGAGTCTATCGAAGCCATCTTTTCCAAAGTCCAAGAAGTCGTTTTCCGCGATCTCAAACGTATCGAACGCCTTGCTTTACTGATCGACATGAAAGGAAACGGCCTCCTCGAACTGCTCAACGCCGCAACTCGCAACGCCGAAAACCAAGACTTAGCCGCCGATGGCAGTTGGATCAGTCATAGCATCTGTCAAAAAGTTTTTGCCGAACGCGTCGCCATCCAAACCGCCGACGCTCAAATGGATGCTCGTTTTGAAGGCGAACACAGCATTCTCACCAAAGGCATCCGCAGCGCAATGGCCGTTCCCCTGTGGGACGATCAAAAAGTTGTCGGCGTTCTCTATGCCGATGCTCGTCTTTCTTCCCATCACGGTACCCTAGAAGCCGAAGAAGACCTGAGTTTTTTCTCCGCTTTAGGCAACCTCGTCGCCGCTAGCGTGCAGCGGTGGCTCATGGCTCGCAAACTCCGCAGCGAAGAAATTATCCGCCAGCGCCTCGAACGCTACCATACCCCGGCAGTTGTCCAGCAAATGATGGTGGCTGGAGCCTTAGACGGCGGACGTTTGCCCTTAGCAGAATACGAAATTAGCATTCTATTTGCCGATATTGTCGGTTTTACTGCCCTGTCCGAACGCCTCTTACCCTCCCAAATTGCGGAATTGCTGAACGGCTTTTTTGAGGAGATGCTCCAGGAGGTGTTTGTAGCCAGAGGCACGCTTGATAAGTTTATTGGCGATTGTATTATGGCATTTTTTGGCGCGCCTGAAGTGCAGCCCGACCATGCCGATCGCGCCGTTGCGGCGGCTAGAGCGATGCTGGCTCGTTTAGAACATCTCAATGCTCAAGCGCGTTGGAGCGAACCCATCCAACTGCGAATTGCCATTAATAGCGGTAAAGCGGTTGTGGGAGATATTGGCAGTTCTCAACGGGTAGACTATACCGTTTTGGGGCCGACGATTAATTTGGCCTCCCGGATGGAATCGATTTGTCCGCCGGGAGAATGCGTGATCAGCGAGGAAACCTTTAGCGCCCTTCGGATGAAGCAGGGATTTGAGAAAATGGGAAGCTATCGGTTTAAAGGCATCGATCGACCGATTGAAGTCTATCAAACCAAGCGCCAGCGAAAGGTAGATTAA
- the ylqF gene encoding ribosome biogenesis GTPase YlqF gives MSIQWYPGHIAKAEKALKEQLKRVDVVLEVRDARIPLATEHPQVKQWVGEKGRVLTLNRLDTIPPAVQQRWTEWFESMGEPVYFTNAKLGKGISGVTQAAQRAGEAMNQRRRDRGMLPRPVRAVVIGFPNVGKSALINRLLGRRVVESAARPGVTRQLRWVRISEAIELLDAPGIIPAKLENQEDALKLAICDDIGEASYDNQRVAVGLLELLQHLSAEVDTLGGLRSRYGELDLTQLSAESYLAALAETRFLGDVERTARQLLADFRKGLLGAVPLELPPS, from the coding sequence ATGTCAATCCAGTGGTATCCCGGACATATTGCCAAGGCCGAAAAAGCGCTGAAAGAACAACTCAAGCGCGTTGATGTGGTATTGGAGGTTCGGGATGCCCGAATTCCTCTGGCAACAGAACATCCCCAGGTGAAGCAGTGGGTGGGGGAAAAAGGGCGGGTTTTGACGCTTAATCGTTTGGATACGATTCCACCTGCCGTCCAGCAGCGGTGGACAGAGTGGTTTGAGTCGATGGGGGAACCCGTTTATTTTACGAATGCCAAGCTGGGAAAGGGGATTTCTGGGGTGACACAGGCGGCGCAACGGGCGGGGGAGGCGATGAATCAGCGACGGCGCGATCGCGGTATGCTGCCGCGTCCTGTTCGGGCGGTGGTGATTGGTTTCCCCAATGTTGGCAAGTCAGCACTAATTAATCGCCTGTTGGGGCGACGGGTGGTGGAGAGTGCCGCCCGCCCTGGCGTGACGCGTCAGTTGCGTTGGGTGAGAATTTCTGAAGCGATTGAGCTATTGGACGCACCGGGTATTATTCCAGCAAAGCTTGAGAATCAAGAGGACGCCTTAAAGCTGGCGATTTGCGATGATATTGGCGAAGCCTCTTATGATAATCAACGGGTGGCTGTGGGTTTGTTGGAATTGCTGCAACACCTCAGTGCTGAGGTTGATACGTTGGGGGGGTTGCGATCGCGCTACGGAGAGTTAGACCTAACTCAACTGAGTGCTGAATCGTATCTGGCCGCCTTAGCAGAAACTCGCTTTCTTGGAGATGTTGAGCGGACTGCGCGTCAACTGCTTGCTGATTTCCGTAAAGGACTATTGGGTGCCGTTCCCCTGGAATTACCTCCCTCTTGA
- a CDS encoding universal stress protein translates to MFKTVLFPIDQSREAREAADVVADIVKKYSSRLILLSVLEEPEGEGETLQSDRMASPELVETLLKNAQTLFSEQGISAEIIERQGKAAFAICDVADEIDANLIVMGCRGIGLTEEGLQDSVTNRVINLSPCPVLIVP, encoded by the coding sequence ATGTTTAAGACGGTGCTATTTCCTATCGATCAAAGCCGCGAAGCCCGCGAAGCGGCGGATGTTGTTGCTGATATTGTGAAGAAATATAGTAGTCGATTAATTCTGCTTTCGGTTCTCGAAGAACCTGAAGGAGAAGGCGAAACCCTTCAGAGCGATCGCATGGCCTCGCCAGAGCTTGTAGAAACCTTGCTGAAAAATGCCCAAACCCTTTTTTCTGAGCAAGGCATCTCGGCAGAAATCATCGAACGCCAAGGAAAAGCCGCCTTTGCAATCTGCGATGTTGCCGATGAGATCGACGCAAATCTAATTGTCATGGGCTGTCGAGGCATTGGCCTAACCGAAGAAGGCCTCCAAGATAGCGTCACCAACCGCGTGATCAATCTCTCTCCCTGCCCCGTGTTGATTGTCCCTTGA
- a CDS encoding phosphoglycerate kinase — MSKKTVANLSSSDLSGKKVLMRVDFNVPLDNGSITDDTRIRAALPTIQDLTSKGAKVILCSHFGRPKGKVNEGMRLTPVAARLSELLGKPVVKTDDCIGDEVAAKVAELKDGDVMLLENVRFYAQEEANDPEFAKQLASVADLYVNDAFGTAHRAHASTEGVTHHLSPSVAGFLIEKELKYLQAAIENPQRPLAAIIGGSKVSSKIGVIETLLDKCDKLLLGGGMIFTFYKARGLNVGKSLVEEDKLELAKSLEAKAKEKGVALLLPTDVVVADNFAADANSQTVSVENIPDGWMGLDIGPDSVKMFQQELSDCKSVIWNGPMGVFEFDKFAVGTEAIARSLADLTKQGTTTIIGGGDSVAAVEKVGVAEQMSHISTGGGASLELLEGKELPGIAALDEA, encoded by the coding sequence GTGTCCAAGAAAACTGTAGCAAATTTATCGTCTTCCGATTTATCCGGCAAGAAGGTGTTGATGCGGGTAGACTTCAACGTGCCGCTAGACAATGGCAGCATCACTGATGATACCCGTATCCGGGCCGCCTTACCAACGATTCAAGACTTAACAAGTAAGGGAGCTAAGGTGATTCTTTGCTCTCACTTTGGGCGTCCGAAGGGAAAAGTGAATGAAGGAATGCGCTTGACGCCTGTGGCGGCGCGCCTTTCTGAGTTGTTGGGCAAACCTGTGGTTAAAACCGATGACTGCATTGGCGATGAAGTTGCGGCTAAAGTTGCTGAACTCAAAGATGGCGATGTGATGCTGTTGGAAAACGTGCGTTTCTACGCCCAAGAGGAAGCGAACGATCCGGAATTTGCCAAGCAGTTAGCGTCGGTTGCGGATCTGTACGTGAATGATGCTTTTGGTACGGCTCACCGCGCCCATGCGTCTACAGAAGGCGTTACGCACCACCTGAGTCCGTCTGTAGCAGGCTTTTTGATTGAAAAGGAACTCAAGTACCTACAAGCAGCAATTGAGAACCCTCAGCGCCCTCTAGCGGCGATTATTGGCGGTTCTAAGGTGTCGTCTAAGATTGGCGTGATTGAAACGCTTTTAGACAAGTGCGACAAGTTGCTGCTGGGCGGTGGCATGATTTTCACGTTCTACAAGGCTCGTGGCTTGAATGTCGGTAAGTCTTTGGTGGAAGAAGACAAGCTGGAGTTGGCGAAGTCTTTGGAAGCGAAGGCGAAGGAAAAGGGCGTGGCGCTGTTGTTACCGACGGATGTGGTGGTTGCGGATAATTTCGCGGCTGACGCTAACTCGCAGACGGTGAGCGTTGAAAACATCCCGGATGGCTGGATGGGGTTGGATATTGGCCCGGATTCTGTGAAGATGTTCCAACAGGAGCTATCGGACTGCAAGAGCGTCATCTGGAATGGTCCGATGGGGGTGTTTGAGTTTGATAAGTTTGCTGTGGGGACTGAAGCGATCGCGCGCAGCCTCGCTGACTTGACGAAGCAAGGCACCACTACCATTATCGGGGGCGGTGACTCGGTTGCGGCGGTGGAAAAAGTGGGCGTAGCCGAGCAAATGAGCCATATTTCTACGGGCGGCGGCGCTAGCTTGGAGTTACTTGAAGGTAAGGAACTTCCTGGTATTGCAGCCCTAGACGAGGCTTAA
- a CDS encoding anti-sigma regulatory factor codes for MRTELNVPSDLKFLAIVESWLLGCLEVELGDSVDWPRQSNRLRLALVEAYSNVVRHAHRDQPNLPVSIRLELKSRDIALEVWDHGKGYDLATYLPPNPEEKQEGGYGWLIMNRLMDRVEYRLQIDGRNCLKLEANLPDKNA; via the coding sequence ATGAGAACTGAGCTTAATGTTCCGAGTGACCTGAAGTTTTTAGCGATTGTCGAGTCTTGGTTACTCGGTTGTTTAGAAGTTGAGTTAGGTGATTCGGTAGACTGGCCTCGACAGTCCAATCGGTTGCGCCTAGCGCTTGTAGAAGCTTACTCGAACGTCGTCCGTCATGCTCATCGCGATCAACCTAATTTACCCGTCTCAATTCGTCTAGAACTGAAAAGCCGAGATATCGCCTTAGAGGTTTGGGATCACGGGAAAGGATACGATTTAGCCACGTATTTACCGCCTAACCCCGAAGAGAAGCAGGAAGGAGGCTACGGTTGGCTGATCATGAATCGCTTGATGGATCGAGTAGAGTACCGCTTGCAGATTGATGGTCGTAACTGTTTGAAGTTGGAAGCCAATCTACCGGACAAAAATGCCTAA
- a CDS encoding SpoIIE family protein phosphatase, with translation MSQGDGRKLKLIVVDDERDNLDLLYRTFRRDFQVFRADSAKNALQILDQEGEMAVIISDQRMPEMNGTEFLGKTVERFPDTIRILLTGYTDVEDLVEAINAGKVFKYIVKPWNPTDLMAVVKQAAETYQVIKQRTNELRRTLRRESLMNAVMSAIRESLDYRSMLQTIVETIGQTFDASYCLLRPIEGDRLAPESFCYQAADAEADPNAPSSEAIEASLQQILQSRETLITQESDDNLTLQLMVPLTYQQDFLAILYVYQYGNHSRLPPEDIRLLEGVAEQAALALSQAKLYQRSQEQALQLRAELEVARQIQTNLLRQSWPEIEGLNIQACCYPAREVGGDFFEVYVHPHGDIWLAVGDVSGKGVPAALFMASAISVLRRELSQEGSLEPNIVMQNLNSSLLEDLVSNNCFITMALARYTPSTGELVYANAGHIYPIVWSHRQVLSELSQTGNALTVEPNFLKTRGIPLGILPTWKGQAGRLTLSSGEVFLLTSDGITEAKSPSHQGNDSMQGSNSMLNQEGLWQLLTQQPQPLDLTELLDRVRADNTVQEDDQTLLSLEVL, from the coding sequence ATGAGTCAGGGAGATGGGCGCAAACTCAAATTAATAGTGGTTGACGACGAACGCGACAACCTGGATTTGCTGTACCGGACGTTTCGCCGCGACTTTCAAGTTTTTCGGGCAGACAGCGCCAAGAATGCCCTGCAAATTCTCGATCAAGAAGGAGAAATGGCTGTAATCATTTCCGACCAACGGATGCCGGAAATGAACGGAACTGAATTTTTAGGCAAAACGGTAGAGCGGTTTCCGGATACGATCCGGATTCTTTTAACAGGTTACACCGATGTTGAAGACTTGGTAGAAGCCATTAATGCCGGAAAGGTGTTCAAGTATATTGTCAAGCCTTGGAACCCTACCGACTTGATGGCCGTGGTCAAGCAAGCGGCCGAAACCTACCAAGTTATTAAACAAAGAACCAACGAACTGCGACGAACCCTGCGGCGCGAATCGCTGATGAATGCGGTGATGAGTGCCATTCGCGAGTCTTTGGACTATCGCAGTATGCTCCAAACCATTGTCGAGACCATTGGTCAGACCTTTGATGCGAGTTACTGTTTGCTGCGGCCGATTGAAGGCGATCGCCTCGCACCCGAAAGCTTCTGCTATCAAGCAGCGGACGCTGAAGCCGACCCCAATGCACCGTCTTCAGAAGCCATTGAAGCCAGCTTGCAACAGATTCTCCAAAGTCGCGAAACTCTGATTACCCAAGAAAGCGATGATAATCTGACGTTGCAACTGATGGTACCGCTGACCTATCAGCAGGATTTTCTCGCCATTCTGTATGTCTATCAGTATGGCAACCACTCGCGTTTACCTCCAGAAGATATTCGCCTCCTCGAAGGAGTCGCCGAACAAGCGGCTTTAGCGTTGTCTCAGGCGAAACTCTATCAGCGATCGCAAGAACAAGCCTTACAACTGCGGGCCGAACTTGAAGTGGCGCGCCAAATTCAAACCAACCTCCTGCGCCAAAGCTGGCCGGAAATTGAGGGTTTGAACATTCAAGCCTGCTGCTACCCGGCGCGAGAAGTGGGAGGCGACTTCTTTGAAGTCTACGTTCACCCGCACGGCGATATTTGGCTGGCGGTTGGCGATGTTTCCGGAAAAGGCGTTCCTGCGGCTTTGTTTATGGCAAGTGCGATCTCGGTACTGCGTCGCGAGCTATCCCAAGAAGGCTCGCTCGAACCGAACATCGTCATGCAAAACTTAAATAGTTCCCTGCTTGAAGATTTAGTCAGTAATAACTGCTTTATCACAATGGCTCTGGCTCGTTATACTCCCTCAACTGGGGAGTTAGTGTATGCCAATGCTGGGCATATTTACCCCATTGTTTGGTCTCATCGCCAAGTTCTATCAGAGCTTTCTCAAACCGGAAATGCTTTAACTGTAGAACCCAATTTCTTGAAAACTCGCGGAATTCCCCTCGGAATTTTGCCGACTTGGAAAGGACAAGCTGGACGCCTCACCCTTTCATCTGGCGAGGTCTTTTTGCTAACCAGCGACGGGATTACAGAAGCTAAATCGCCCAGTCATCAAGGGAATGATAGTATGCAGGGAAGCAATTCTATGCTAAACCAGGAAGGGCTGTGGCAACTATTGACTCAACAGCCTCAACCCCTCGATCTGACTGAGTTACTAGACCGCGTTCGAGCTGATAATACCGTTCAGGAAGATGACCAAACTCTACTCTCTCTGGAGGTTCTGTAG
- a CDS encoding response regulator transcription factor: MSEISVVLIEDHDLTRVGLRTALQQRGEVKVIGEAANGTEGLKLLSSVKPDIAIVDIGLPDIDGIELTRRLKEVQAEGGETPKVLILTMQDNDDTVLAAFAAGADSYCMKDVSLDKLLEALQLTQEGHSWIDPAIARVVLQQARSQPTNATGTMTKEEAEKVTISAAEPEYSQMLEAYPLTERELEVLELIVAGCSNAAIAEKLYITVGTVKTHVRNILNKLCADDRTQAAVRALRSGLVG; encoded by the coding sequence ATGAGCGAAATTAGTGTTGTTTTAATTGAAGACCACGATCTGACTCGCGTCGGTTTGCGGACGGCTTTGCAGCAGCGTGGCGAAGTCAAGGTCATTGGCGAAGCGGCAAATGGCACAGAGGGATTGAAACTGTTGTCTTCTGTGAAACCGGATATCGCAATTGTAGATATTGGTTTGCCGGATATTGACGGAATTGAACTGACTCGCCGTCTCAAAGAGGTGCAAGCAGAGGGGGGCGAAACCCCGAAGGTGTTGATCTTAACGATGCAGGATAACGATGATACTGTCTTGGCTGCATTTGCCGCTGGGGCAGATTCCTACTGCATGAAGGATGTCAGCCTTGATAAGTTGCTCGAAGCCTTGCAACTCACCCAAGAAGGTCATAGCTGGATCGATCCGGCGATCGCTAGGGTAGTGCTGCAACAGGCCCGCAGCCAACCCACAAACGCGACCGGTACGATGACGAAGGAAGAAGCGGAAAAAGTTACCATCAGCGCCGCCGAACCCGAATACAGCCAAATGCTAGAAGCTTACCCCTTAACCGAGCGCGAATTGGAAGTGCTGGAGTTAATTGTGGCTGGTTGTAGCAATGCGGCGATCGCTGAAAAGCTTTACATTACCGTCGGCACCGTCAAAACCCACGTCCGCAATATTCTCAACAAGCTCTGTGCTGATGACCGCACTCAAGCCGCAGTTCGAGCCTTGCGTTCGGGTTTAGTCGGCTAG